The window GGACGCATCATGGAAATCCGTCAGTAAGGCAAAGAACAGATGCGGATCGCGATTGCCGAGATAGCGGATTTCCAGGGCTTCGAGAAGAGCATCAATCTCCTGCTGACTGCCCAGTAAGGTCGGGACAATGACCATAGTGCGGTGAATGAATGGAATGCCTTTGGAAAAATCCAATCGCGGCAGGGTGCGGGGCGGCATGAGAAGTGTTGCCAACCGATTTACCAGCGGCACGGCCAGGGCCGTGGAGCTGATGAGGCCGGTGATCGCAAAAAAACAGAAACGCCAGACACCTGATACGAGTCCGTTGAAAGAGGAAAGCACGACAGAGGTCGAAAGCAGGGTGAGCAGCAGGATAGGAGCGAGGTACAGAATCAGGCGAAAATGTTGATTCATCCGGCTGGCCGGTAACTTCCATGATAAACGCCATGACGAACGGCAGCCGACCGCCTGTTCCAGTGCCGGTCGTCCGTGATCGATCAGATAAAAACCGACATGCGCGGTGCGGTCATCGTTCCCGGATTGTTCCGTAGCAGTCCGGGCTAAGGCAACGGCTTGACGCGCCACTGCCAACTCACTGTGTGAACTGCCCCTTGCCACGACTTCGATGATATGTCGGTACCTGTCCCGGGTAGCGAAATCCTGGTTGACATGCATCCCCGACGGGTCATCACGCAATGTCTGCTCAACCACACTGAGCGACTCGACAAAATCACTCCAGTCCATTGCGCCGATGAAACGCAGACTGCTGATACTGTTTGCGATGGAAATCTGGTTTGCCGCTGCTGTTCGTCCGGCCGCTGCCGACAACTGTGTTGCCGTTACCCCCTGTTCAAGGAGTTTCTGTTCGACCCAGGCTTGCACAAAGGCCATAGCAGACCCCTGCGCCTGGAGTCTTGCGTAAAATTCTTCCACAAACGGTGCTGTCAGAGGCACATCGGCATTGGCAAACTCGGCAAGCAGCTGGATAAGCTGTTTCGGTTCCCGTTCAGCCGCTTCGAGCATGCGGTCCGCCCAGATGATGGCCGCGTCAAGCTCCTCGCGCCGACGGGCGATAAGCCAGCCGATCCGACGAAGGTTTTCCAGCAGTGCCAGGCGCAGCATGATCGGGAACGCCCATAATTCTCCTAACATTAATGGTTCAGCAGTCTGGTATGCGGCAATGAACTGGATGGTGTTGTCGCTGTCGATCCGACCGTCCATGTGAGAGATCAGCTCCAAAGCCAAGTCATAGATGCGGGGAAAACCAGCTGACAGGCCAGCGGCGAGTCGCGGCAACTGACGGCTATACCCGCGCGGCAGATGCCGACGCGCTAAACTGATCTGCTGCTCAATGAGGTAAAAATTATCGAGCAGCCATGCCTCTGCCGGGACGATCCGTTGTCCCGGTGCTGCTGCTGTCACAACATCATACGCCATCAGGAGAACGCGTTCATTGTCAGCCAGTCGGCGCAGCAATTTGTCCGGCCCAGGACGCGGTTCGATTTTATGTTGTGCGGCCAGCAGTACCGCGTGACGCTTCAGTTGCCCGATGCTGAACAGCTCCGAACGCAGTAACTCAGTATTCCCGTCGCTGCGCGGTGTATTCCGTGTGTATCTTGAGGATTCGAACTCTTTGATAGCTATGATATTCTCCTTGCGCGAAGTGTAGGGGGCATAAGCTCAACCCTCATTTAAAATACACCAACTGCTTTTAGTTCATAAGCTGATCACCTGCTAATCAAGATGTTATCATTCTGCTTTGCCTGATACTGAAACATCAGGCAACAATGGGCTGTTAAAGGAGCATCGGCACTCAAGGCCAAGGTTTACGTGAATGAGTACGAATAATTCTAGTACGTAAAGGTTGGACTGTATTTTTTGAAGGAGTGATTTCTGAGAAGTGACAATCGGGAGAAGAGCGTTCGGTATGTATTTTCATATCGAGAGATTAACACGGCATCCTGCCGAAAGAAAGCATATTCGCTAGTTGGGCTCTAACTCCTTCTTGGCAGGCTTTCCTGTCCAAATCAGCTTCGGCGTGATTGAGCTGCTTCTCTGCCTCAACTTGGTACGCCCGCCTGCGCCAGGCCGTCACTCCGGCTGAAGCCGATATCGGTTTGCAGGCTCTGCGCAGACGGGACACTCTTGATGATCAGGAGCGAACGGCCTTCTTTGACCAGCTTGCAGATCATTTCAAGGCCAAGTGTGCCTTTCCAGAGGAAGCAGTTCACGGCTGTAGTAGCGAGCAGTATGTCAGGAATATTGTGGAGGTGTTGTATGAGAGTAGGAAGAAAGACATCCCTCAATAAAGAATAGCAAAAGACACTTCAACTGTTCTCAATTTCATGTTATTTTTTTCACATTAACGTCATACAGCTGCAACACCTCCCTAAAAGAGGGCTCCTCCCATAATGCCTGCAACGTAACTGCAAAATTTTCTTTCCTTGTTCCTGCAAATTTTCCGCCCACATGCATTGCAATCACACTGTTAGATTGCATATCAACCACAGGGCTGCCAGCTACTCCTCCAGATGTCGTTGCATCATGATGAATTTGAGATAATTCAGGGTCGTGAATAATTACTTCTCCTGGCATAACAGCGGGCTGTCCCTCACTCAGCTCGAAAAAACTGTTCAACTCCTCTGGAAGGCGTGAATCTCTACGAGGGAAACCAATCACGACTATTTTATTTTGTAACAGTGAGATATCACCAGTTAGACCGATCATAAACGGTTTCTTGGTTGATTGAGGGATTTCGCACAACGCAGACATAAATTCTTTACTTTTCCAAATTACTTTTGACACCTCTCTATGCTCCGTCTGACCTGTACCCCAAAAAGATATTTTAATGTCTGTCGAATCATCAGAAGGTAAAATAAATTCAGGGAGTAGTACCAAATCCCCTGCAAGAAGAAAGCACGTGCTAACCCCACGACTGTGCAATACCTGCCCTACAGATTCAGACATTTCTCGAAGCACGGGGGATTCATCTTGAAAATAATCTTCCAAGGAGGAAAGACGGAGAACTGGTCGTGCGTACTTTAGGATATCAGCCCATCCTTGCGTCGCCAATTTGGTTTCCTTTTCCGACAAACCAGCTGCAACAGCTTTCTTGACAATTTTTTTGATGTCATTGGTTGGAGTAGGTGGAAAAAATTTCGCAAAATATTTATAAAGATACGCTTTAATCCCCCACACCGTACACGGAAGCATTTCCTTATAAGGCAATTGAATTTCATCTTCTTTTCTCAGGCCGTCAGGAAACTTACCATAGGGACTAAGAATCAAAGGTGCATCATCAATGAGCTCGACAGGTTGGTTAAGACAGATTAAATGGCCTAAAATATCGCTATCCGGGTTCTCTGGAATAAATTTTATTACAGCTCTTCCATCTGCATCAGTTTCACCTTCAGTGACCTCCCCTTTCATATCCTCATGATCTAAAGGATCAAATCCTACTTTCAAGCCTGATATCGGTTCAAGACCAAAGTTAGGGGTAATACGATTTACAGTAATTTCAAGTTCCATTGGAGTCGAAAAAAGTTGCCCTTCCGGCGTTACTGGCTCCAAATTATGCGTCGCCCTAAGATAACGTACAATTGCATCTGCACGAATTCCAGTCCTTCTCATTGCAGCATCAGTAGCTGCACGATGGATTCCAGCAAGGAAACCTCTATCATCAATGATTCCACCTCCACTCATTCCTCTACGGGTTTCTTCGGGCCCTTCGTAGGAAAGCATACCGGGTCTTGCATGAGCACGGAGGCGAAAATTCTTAGCAGTTGCGGGAAGAACTTTTTCCCCATTCCTCCATATTTCCCCACCAGCTGGAAAACCTATCACATCAAAAAGTTGATCATCCGGTAGATCATCCTCATCCAATATTTTAGCTGATGGATGATGACGAAAAGACGGGTTGTTAATTTCAAGAAGCACCCAGTCCAACGCAGGATCATTTCTTATCTTTTCATCACGACCACCAGGAGCACCCATACAAGGTGAATATTTCGATACATTGGCTGGCAGAGCTAGCGCTATTCCAGCTCCACTCCTCCGGTTGTTTCCAGAAGTTTTGATAAATCCTGTATCAGGAGGATAGCAAATGATGTCCTCACGCAAGAGATCATCTACTCTACCTCTGACAACATGGGCACAGGTAAGAATATACGACTTAGAGATCCCCTCGTCAGTCAAACGAAGAGTGACGACAACACCACTACCCATCAAGGGAGATTCATCGACTAGGGCAAATCCAGGACTATCTTTCGTTCCATTCCAGCGACAGGCCTCTATATACCAAACAGTATTTTCTGGATAGTTGAGTGCCATAAATATTCACCTTCAGATCAAATTGACACGAAAAGAAAAGGTGACGGATTCTTTGAAAGAAAGTCAATCCGTCACCTAATTTCATAAAGTAATTGACCGCTACCTACCCTACCGGACTGACTGGTCCCGGATTTCAGTCAGCAGGCGGATATATTCACTAATAGCATGATCACTCACAGAAGGAAGAGCAAACTCCAGCTCAGGACTATCCTGGTCTGGATCGACATCTGCGGCCCCTAAAGACAGCTGCAACTCCAGGAATTCCTGGTCAGTGAGCATAGGCAATTCTGCGTCAACCAACAAAGGTGCTGTGATTCCTACTTTATGAACAGCCTCTGCTGCCTCAAGGCCTGCACGCCCTACAGCTTCCCGCGCCGCTATTGCCCGCTCCGCTACTTCACCAGACATTTCCGCTGCTTCCTCAAGCTGGAGTGATTCAAGAACACCAGGTCGAACAATGCGCTTCACTATCCCGAAATGATGATAAAACGGCGGGAGCTGCGACACAAGATCATTCTGGTTCACAAAACGAACGTATCTTCCAGGCAATTCGACTGCATAACGTTGCGCAAACTCGTTAAAAACAGCAGCTGGCTGCCCATAGGTGTACACTGTCGCAGAAACACCCCGCCTTTTCAGCCATGCAGCAGCCATCACAGCCAAGGCTCCACCAAGGCTGTGTCCCGTCAACCAAACATGCTCGGCCTGACGGGCAGCTGCTAGAAACAGTTCAAGATCTGGTGCCACATCATCCACACCGTCAGAAAAGCCCCGATGGACAATTCCCCAAGGGTGCCTCCACGGCACTAGTCGAAAATTTCTGATCCAGTGGGCAATACTTTGGCTTCCCCGAAAGCCCAGCAGAGCGACATTTCCCTCTGCGCACCAAAAACCTTGCACACCAGATCGATCAAAACTGATTGCCCCATCAGAAAAACCGTTTTCGTTAGCCCATAACGAGATCTCTGATGACTGGGAATAGCATATTTCGCTGGCACGAGCCAATTCGACAGCTGCCGGAAGAGAAGGATGTTGTGTTGTCATTAAATGTTGAATCATAACGATCACCTTAGGTCAAATTTCATACCCTACACAACAAACTGACAGCCTTTCGCTAACACATCAAGTTGTCTTAGTGCAGAGTTGCTCAAGAAGGATTACAACTGACTGTTATTATATCAATAATATTACAAAATCAAATCTTCCAACGAACTGATACGATGACCATGTCTTCCAGCTCCCTCTTCCCTGTTAATACTAAGCGGATCAGCCTCAGTGAGTGAACCGAAATCCAGACCAGTCAGTGATGACAGATCACGTATCGGGACTTGATATGTTTCATAAGCCCCGTAAACAAACTCAAGTTCACTGAGAAAATCCGATTGAGTTAACAGGTATCCTGTTGCAGATAATCGACCATACTTGTCCAGAAAAACCAAAATCTTCCAAAAGGATTCCGGTATCTGAATATTGCGATATAAGCGATCATTTTCTTTAAACACAGGGCCTGTAAAGACCGACACACGCATGTTATGATCAACGGCATTCTCCAATACATAATTCTCCAAACCCAACCATATACGCTGGTTCAACTTTGCGTGTTGCGGCGCTGCATTAGTATAGAAAAAAGTATCTTCTGCAGCGGCATCAGCTTCCTCTCGAGTCTCTCCCCAGGCCGGGTCAAGCCGTCGTACAAGATGACCACGATCAAGGGGATTGTTCCAGTAAAGCGAGTTGTCAATTTGACGATCCTCAGAAATTCGAGGATCTGTCTGCCAATGATCACGCCCACGCGTAACTCGATATGCTCGCTTGCCATCTATATTGCAGGCGGTAAATATTGCCAGTCGTCGTTCTTTATGCATCACAATGGAGTGATTCCGATACCGCAGTTCGCCGAGAACATCATCACCGACCGGTGTCACCTGCGCCTCCAGTTCTCCAGTAGGTTTCGGTAGCGGAACAGACTGTCCGAGAAACTCTGAACGATAGCCGGTGCGGTCAACCAAATCATTTGCGGTAATTCGCTCGCGCCTCCCATCTTCGACAGTTTCAATTGCTGGCACAGCATAGTTGCGTGTTCGAACTGCATCCAGTCTCTGCAACAGCGTCGTGCAGCTGACAGCCCAGTTCCTGACTTCCGGCTCTCCAGCAAAATGAAGGCCAAGCACTTTCCCTGTTGCTATATCAAGAACAGCTGCTCCAGAAGCCCCTCCCAACGTTGTGCAATCATGGTAAAATACAACAGATCCTCCATAATGTTCAG is drawn from Candidatus Electrothrix aestuarii and contains these coding sequences:
- a CDS encoding DNA/RNA non-specific endonuclease — encoded protein: MNKIYEKAPYRSLLRDKKVYESIRNRLESSGGLESFNSADLEKLEGGSAIPERLDGGPLEGVPMDALEAIVLLEGRPSLFIQDGDYLDPQNEEILARLSGHRTNIKKAIKGVGRLDILPLNKRNHAGTAWRITEDILITNRHVAKLFAGRRGGGIVFRRQPNGLSYEADVDFFQEFDRSHEHRFEVLEVLHIEPEVNVYLDMALVRIQENGTLPPPLEISRVAPEYEQDVVVIGYPGDSPRNNDPGALARYFDGVYGFKRLSPGRVSEHYGGSVVFYHDCTTLGGASGAAVLDIATGKVLGLHFAGEPEVRNWAVSCTTLLQRLDAVRTRNYAVPAIETVEDGRRERITANDLVDRTGYRSEFLGQSVPLPKPTGELEAQVTPVGDDVLGELRYRNHSIVMHKERRLAIFTACNIDGKRAYRVTRGRDHWQTDPRISEDRQIDNSLYWNNPLDRGHLVRRLDPAWGETREEADAAAEDTFFYTNAAPQHAKLNQRIWLGLENYVLENAVDHNMRVSVFTGPVFKENDRLYRNIQIPESFWKILVFLDKYGRLSATGYLLTQSDFLSELEFVYGAYETYQVPIRDLSSLTGLDFGSLTEADPLSINREEGAGRHGHRISSLEDLIL
- a CDS encoding serine protease, yielding MALNYPENTVWYIEACRWNGTKDSPGFALVDESPLMGSGVVVTLRLTDEGISKSYILTCAHVVRGRVDDLLREDIICYPPDTGFIKTSGNNRRSGAGIALALPANVSKYSPCMGAPGGRDEKIRNDPALDWVLLEINNPSFRHHPSAKILDEDDLPDDQLFDVIGFPAGGEIWRNGEKVLPATAKNFRLRAHARPGMLSYEGPEETRRGMSGGGIIDDRGFLAGIHRAATDAAMRRTGIRADAIVRYLRATHNLEPVTPEGQLFSTPMELEITVNRITPNFGLEPISGLKVGFDPLDHEDMKGEVTEGETDADGRAVIKFIPENPDSDILGHLICLNQPVELIDDAPLILSPYGKFPDGLRKEDEIQLPYKEMLPCTVWGIKAYLYKYFAKFFPPTPTNDIKKIVKKAVAAGLSEKETKLATQGWADILKYARPVLRLSSLEDYFQDESPVLREMSESVGQVLHSRGVSTCFLLAGDLVLLPEFILPSDDSTDIKISFWGTGQTEHREVSKVIWKSKEFMSALCEIPQSTKKPFMIGLTGDISLLQNKIVVIGFPRRDSRLPEELNSFFELSEGQPAVMPGEVIIHDPELSQIHHDATTSGGVAGSPVVDMQSNSVIAMHVGGKFAGTRKENFAVTLQALWEEPSFREVLQLYDVNVKKIT
- a CDS encoding lipase family protein gives rise to the protein MIQHLMTTQHPSLPAAVELARASEICYSQSSEISLWANENGFSDGAISFDRSGVQGFWCAEGNVALLGFRGSQSIAHWIRNFRLVPWRHPWGIVHRGFSDGVDDVAPDLELFLAAARQAEHVWLTGHSLGGALAVMAAAWLKRRGVSATVYTYGQPAAVFNEFAQRYAVELPGRYVRFVNQNDLVSQLPPFYHHFGIVKRIVRPGVLESLQLEEAAEMSGEVAERAIAAREAVGRAGLEAAEAVHKVGITAPLLVDAELPMLTDQEFLELQLSLGAADVDPDQDSPELEFALPSVSDHAISEYIRLLTEIRDQSVR